A window of the Desulfopila inferna genome harbors these coding sequences:
- the nhaA gene encoding Na+/H+ antiporter NhaA has product MQGDAPARKEERKESISITLEPFSRFFRLESNSGILLLACTLIALCWANSPWAQSYFALRQTVFSLHLGDISLAQPIILWINDGIMAIFFFVVGLEIKREVLVGALSKPGQAILPIASAFGGMLLPAGIFWIFNAGTESVHGWGIPMATDIAFALAVLTLLGDRVPAWIKVFLTATAIADDIGAILVIALFYSHGFSAIWLAAGLGFWLMMWGANLLSFRHPLVYAIVGSLMWAAFLKSGIHSTFAGVLAAMAIPSRSHTRPDEFLTKGKHLLQRFGMCSVDGASNSLGNREQYAVLVGLKSACCKVETPLQYFQHTLHPWVSYIIIPLFALTNAGVDLSGIELSSLMHPVVFGIGAGLLLGKQAGIFLTAWVMIGSGLASKPSDVEWQHIYGAAWLGGIGFTMSIFIATLAFSSEELLALAKLGVLSSSLIAGLIGWLVLRFTVPQRIKEQPVQLLSDNLN; this is encoded by the coding sequence ATGCAAGGAGATGCTCCCGCACGCAAAGAGGAGCGGAAAGAATCGATATCTATCACATTGGAACCCTTCTCCAGGTTTTTCCGCCTTGAATCGAACAGCGGCATACTGTTGCTTGCCTGTACGTTGATCGCCCTATGCTGGGCCAACTCCCCCTGGGCGCAGAGCTACTTTGCGCTACGTCAGACAGTTTTTTCCCTGCATCTTGGTGACATTTCTCTGGCACAGCCTATCATTCTCTGGATTAACGATGGCATAATGGCGATTTTTTTCTTTGTTGTCGGTCTTGAGATCAAGCGGGAGGTATTGGTGGGTGCCCTTTCCAAACCGGGACAGGCCATTCTCCCTATCGCCTCTGCTTTCGGGGGCATGCTGTTACCGGCCGGGATTTTCTGGATTTTCAATGCTGGGACTGAATCTGTGCACGGCTGGGGTATTCCCATGGCCACTGACATCGCCTTTGCCCTGGCCGTTTTGACCCTGTTAGGGGATCGGGTACCCGCCTGGATAAAGGTTTTTCTCACCGCCACGGCCATCGCTGACGACATAGGCGCCATCCTGGTCATCGCCCTTTTCTACTCCCACGGGTTTTCTGCCATTTGGCTGGCTGCAGGTCTAGGGTTCTGGCTGATGATGTGGGGCGCCAACCTGCTCTCCTTCCGGCACCCACTGGTCTATGCAATTGTTGGTTCCCTCATGTGGGCAGCTTTTCTCAAGTCCGGCATACATTCCACCTTCGCCGGAGTCTTGGCCGCCATGGCCATACCTTCCCGCTCACATACGAGACCCGACGAGTTTCTCACCAAAGGGAAACACCTGCTGCAGCGATTTGGGATGTGCTCTGTCGACGGGGCCAGCAACTCCCTCGGTAACAGGGAACAGTATGCTGTCCTGGTGGGACTGAAATCCGCCTGCTGTAAGGTAGAAACTCCTCTCCAGTACTTCCAGCATACTCTTCATCCCTGGGTGTCCTACATCATTATACCGCTCTTTGCCCTGACCAACGCCGGTGTCGACCTTTCCGGCATCGAACTGTCAAGCTTGATGCATCCGGTGGTGTTCGGCATCGGAGCCGGACTCCTCCTCGGCAAACAGGCAGGTATTTTTCTCACCGCCTGGGTCATGATCGGCTCTGGCCTGGCATCCAAACCGTCAGATGTGGAATGGCAACATATTTATGGAGCCGCCTGGCTGGGAGGGATTGGCTTTACCATGTCCATTTTCATCGCCACCCTGGCCTTTTCCTCGGAAGAACTTCTCGCTTTGGCTAAACTGGGTGTTTTAAGCTCCTCGCTGATTGCCGGTTTGATCGGCTGGCTCGTTCTACGCTTTACTGTCCCACAACGAATCAAAGAACAACCTGTACAACTGCTAAGCGATAACCTGAATTGA
- a CDS encoding sigma 54-interacting transcriptional regulator: MTKPMLEQDVIRQCLSHSSLFKGIDERALQPILDSARHLAIDQGRYVFRQGENAEGFYMVIGGEAELTVDLENGEPLIVGRIGTGGHFGETSLLTHSRHHSVNARALTDLSLAYFDKEVFHSLFLTNTAIGQQLCGSLAHRLRLSFRDHAGLAVSLRKSPMGFGHNLDPTFFAPSPSEPDGRKGTVNEHRLRLPESTLSRQIVNAVRRFGDNLEPVLLTGETGTGRRMIAHEIHRASACKAGPYIEMDIRDIDPMKLEGELYGYEHDSPAFTQIAQLGIFERLQGGTVVIYNAENLEPDFQRQLAATLRKKTFTRIGGEALMALRSRIILICTDAHRRQEGSNRLLPGLFTLVAKQHFQAAPLRMHRRDIPRLVHYYLKRYNRQYGRHITQVDDRTLGMFMNYDWPGNLTEMSSVIQRAVILDRNNEPLTDRMLLGVPRSEGKWEFNLLRLLHIRRFITSRYFPALPRAIVGIFFLVVLMTLFFGPESGEKNIGLTLSWVVGWPLLIFGFFFFARTWCSACGLSFPGWLAQHVLKPQRPTPQLIKYASGWIMTILCILLFWIEIAWDAYQSPRLTAGIIFVITLGALCCSMLYKRRVWCRYLCPLGAINALFSMPSILELRSNTHVCMNRCTDHLCYTGGDDNAGCPMFRHPFLVDNNRDCILCGQCIKNCRLDSIHLNLRLAPQELWNQQSPRLEDSVLVVSLAAIFFPFTIHHNSPDAITGWLALPDSPALAATIFFFACILIYLGGYAFLSRIMAHVTANTTKTTASILGYGMIPLVLGAFMAAHLEIFVAGLGLLAENGRYLMGMSGTYHHARIISHDATTILQLITISGGLLASLYATKRIIMRLQGTQEYSRQTFWLPGLLLCLSAVAYLYFC, from the coding sequence ATGACAAAACCAATGCTCGAACAGGACGTGATCCGGCAATGTCTTTCCCATTCCTCCCTTTTCAAGGGCATAGATGAAAGGGCATTGCAGCCGATACTCGACTCCGCCCGCCACCTCGCCATCGATCAGGGCCGGTATGTCTTTCGTCAAGGCGAAAACGCCGAAGGATTTTATATGGTCATCGGCGGTGAAGCCGAACTGACCGTGGATCTGGAAAACGGTGAGCCATTGATAGTCGGCCGTATCGGGACGGGTGGTCATTTCGGCGAGACCTCCCTGCTGACCCACAGCCGCCACCACTCCGTCAACGCCAGAGCTTTAACCGATCTAAGCCTCGCATATTTTGACAAGGAAGTCTTCCATTCGTTGTTTCTGACCAATACCGCCATCGGACAGCAGCTTTGTGGCTCCCTTGCCCATCGTCTGCGTCTCTCCTTCCGTGATCACGCCGGCTTGGCGGTCTCACTCCGCAAGAGCCCAATGGGGTTCGGTCACAACCTTGATCCGACCTTTTTCGCCCCCTCCCCGTCCGAACCGGATGGACGAAAAGGCACCGTCAATGAACATCGGCTCCGCCTACCTGAATCAACCCTGTCGCGCCAGATAGTGAATGCTGTCAGGCGCTTTGGCGACAACCTTGAACCGGTGCTGCTGACAGGAGAAACTGGAACCGGGCGAAGAATGATTGCCCATGAAATTCACCGCGCCAGCGCCTGCAAAGCCGGTCCTTATATCGAGATGGATATCCGTGACATCGATCCGATGAAGCTCGAAGGAGAACTGTATGGGTATGAACACGATAGTCCGGCATTCACCCAGATAGCTCAGCTGGGAATTTTCGAGCGATTGCAAGGGGGGACGGTGGTTATCTATAATGCCGAAAACCTTGAACCCGATTTTCAACGGCAGCTGGCGGCCACCCTGAGAAAAAAGACCTTTACCAGGATCGGCGGGGAAGCCTTAATGGCACTGCGCTCCAGGATTATCCTGATTTGTACCGATGCTCACCGCCGTCAGGAGGGTTCGAACCGGCTGCTCCCCGGCCTCTTTACCCTGGTGGCGAAACAGCATTTCCAAGCGGCCCCCCTGCGCATGCACCGTCGCGATATCCCCCGGCTGGTCCACTATTATCTTAAACGTTACAATCGTCAATACGGCAGGCACATCACCCAGGTCGACGACCGCACCCTGGGAATGTTCATGAATTACGACTGGCCGGGCAATCTTACCGAAATGTCCAGTGTCATCCAGCGAGCCGTGATTCTCGACAGGAACAATGAGCCACTGACCGACCGGATGCTCCTGGGAGTACCGCGGTCGGAAGGCAAGTGGGAATTCAATCTGCTGCGCCTGCTCCATATTCGACGGTTTATCACCAGCCGGTATTTTCCGGCATTGCCCAGGGCAATAGTGGGCATATTCTTTCTCGTAGTGCTGATGACCCTGTTCTTCGGCCCGGAGAGTGGTGAGAAAAATATCGGTCTGACCCTGAGTTGGGTAGTTGGCTGGCCTCTTCTCATTTTCGGTTTCTTCTTTTTTGCCCGAACCTGGTGCAGTGCCTGCGGACTGTCCTTTCCCGGCTGGCTGGCACAGCACGTGCTCAAACCGCAACGCCCCACCCCTCAATTGATTAAGTACGCCTCCGGCTGGATCATGACTATTCTCTGCATCCTTCTATTCTGGATCGAAATCGCCTGGGACGCCTATCAGTCGCCCCGGCTCACCGCCGGTATCATTTTTGTCATCACCCTTGGGGCATTGTGCTGCAGCATGTTGTACAAACGGAGGGTCTGGTGCCGCTATCTCTGCCCGTTGGGGGCGATCAACGCCCTGTTTTCCATGCCCTCGATCCTCGAACTCCGGTCAAACACCCATGTGTGCATGAATCGCTGCACCGATCACCTCTGCTATACCGGCGGCGACGACAACGCAGGATGCCCGATGTTCCGCCATCCCTTTCTGGTGGATAACAACCGGGATTGCATCCTCTGCGGCCAATGCATAAAAAACTGCCGGCTCGATTCTATCCACCTCAACCTCCGCCTTGCCCCCCAGGAGCTTTGGAATCAGCAGTCACCGCGCCTGGAAGACAGTGTTCTGGTGGTGAGTCTGGCGGCGATATTTTTCCCCTTCACCATCCACCACAACTCTCCTGATGCTATAACAGGATGGCTGGCACTCCCCGACAGTCCCGCCCTTGCAGCCACAATCTTTTTTTTCGCCTGTATCCTCATATATCTCGGCGGCTATGCCTTTTTGTCGCGGATCATGGCACATGTCACCGCTAATACCACCAAGACCACTGCGTCCATCCTGGGATATGGTATGATCCCGCTGGTTCTCGGAGCCTTCATGGCCGCCCACCTGGAAATCTTTGTCGCCGGACTGGGCCTGCTGGCTGAGAATGGCAGGTACCTCATGGGGATGAGCGGTACCTATCACCACGCCCGCATCATCAGTCACGATGCAACCACCATCTTACAGCTGATCACTATCAGCGGCGGACTTTTAGCCTCGCTCTATGCCACAAAACGCATCATTATGCGTCTGCAGGGGACGCAGGAATATTCCCGGCAAACGTTCTGGCTCCCCGGTCTCCTGCTCTGCCTTTCTGCTGTTGCCTATCTCTATTTCTGCTGA
- a CDS encoding cytidylate kinase family protein, whose translation MVKCAELVGEKTGLQFIDREIIEYIAGNAELRQSTVENFDERHPGVMSNIGALAFGEILLDG comes from the coding sequence GTGGTGAAATGCGCCGAATTGGTGGGCGAAAAAACCGGCCTCCAGTTCATCGACAGAGAAATCATAGAGTATATTGCAGGGAATGCGGAATTACGGCAATCCACGGTAGAGAATTTCGACGAACGACATCCCGGTGTCATGAGCAATATCGGAGCGCTGGCCTTTGGCGAGATCCTTCTCGATGGATGA
- a CDS encoding cytidylate kinase-like family protein: MDEYLRHLISTVYTLADDGPTIFIGRGTHLILPRERVLAIRIISSRKQRIRRTAELLEISSGSAEKKIAAEDRVQTDFFKANFRKTSAPPTEFDLIINRDSFSRATWAADIIVEAYKLKFGGW, translated from the coding sequence ATGGATGAATACCTGCGTCATCTCATTTCCACGGTCTACACCCTGGCCGATGACGGTCCGACAATTTTCATCGGCCGGGGAACACACCTGATCCTGCCTCGGGAAAGGGTTCTTGCTATCCGGATCATCAGCTCAAGGAAACAACGCATTCGACGGACTGCAGAACTCTTAGAGATCAGCAGCGGTTCTGCGGAGAAAAAAATTGCAGCCGAAGATAGGGTGCAGACAGATTTCTTCAAGGCTAATTTCAGGAAAACCTCTGCCCCGCCGACGGAATTCGACCTGATAATCAATCGTGATTCTTTCTCACGAGCAACCTGGGCCGCCGATATCATTGTCGAGGCCTATAAACTGAAATTCGGCGGCTGGTAG
- a CDS encoding M16 family metallopeptidase produces the protein MIKKNSFNRLAAVFLIFLGFFGTGVTLFVPVGLGQDPKLECFSRLWPHEKSDLAPDPAVHHGKLDNGFRYILMNNDTPRDRVAIHFFIGAGSIHEDDDEKGYAHFLEHMLFNGTKHFSPGELVEYFQSLGMAFGADTNASTGYDRTIYTIVLPKGEKVELEKGFLVISDYAREALLLEPEVEDERGIILAEKLARDSVSYRMNVASRKNALQGTLLAEREPIGEVETIKAATGEALRSFYDKWYRPENMTLVVVGDIDKKEVEELITDRFTSIEEEGAPPKCPDFGELEKRGLYSFYYFEPDAGNVQMSIESYWDKEKESDSYEYQIQSLKEYISTMIVQRRLEKIAESETGLFSRPRAYSGNLLDRVGYSGLSAVTSRERWQESLRTLENVLRQALVYGITEGELATAKRELVSYFDSQAQKVQGRKSRTIAQQITWNLNNNRVFQSPEQEREIYVPAIEAFNVTDINSAFRGLMDRREKRIEVMGDVLIESENPEQYILGIYKDAEAHEVAQYVEPQAEVFPYAALEMEPVEPWQKRIYSEIDAESYLYENGVVLNLKKTDFKENEFEMRLEFGPGQQDEPQPGLAMVAKSVIARSGSGKLTESAIENALAGSSIEYNFDIETTQFVFSAKSLSEEAELLMGTLHTLFKDPGLREEAYRNTMVLYRQAYDSMAKDIRGAEELRIRPFFAGGNTLFGMPSWEEVSKVELPQIEKWIMPIFDKSTPRISVVGDFDKEEILNLVNRYFGTLPKGKHYRPAEEKIDFPEGENLEIKVPSQLDNSLVVFGWETVGFEDVSVVRRLGMLSSIFEDRIRLAIREKLGVAYSPAVYNYSSRYFTDYGVMYARLVVDEANIEAVKKAVLEISNELQQNGVQEEELVRARNPLMTMLRDRIRTNGYWLDTVLSQSFFYPEQLQWPTTIIEDNASITVEEMTAYAEKYLKPERFAIAVARPEVPAE, from the coding sequence ATGATTAAAAAGAATTCATTTAACAGGTTAGCTGCGGTTTTCCTGATATTTCTGGGATTTTTTGGAACAGGTGTAACCCTTTTTGTACCTGTCGGTTTGGGCCAAGACCCGAAACTTGAATGTTTCTCGCGGCTCTGGCCCCATGAAAAAAGTGATCTGGCCCCCGACCCAGCGGTCCATCACGGAAAGCTGGACAATGGTTTCCGCTACATCCTTATGAATAACGACACACCCAGGGATCGTGTCGCCATTCATTTTTTCATTGGCGCCGGATCAATTCATGAAGATGACGATGAGAAGGGTTACGCTCATTTTCTCGAACATATGCTTTTCAATGGTACCAAACATTTTTCACCTGGTGAACTCGTTGAATACTTTCAGTCACTAGGCATGGCATTCGGCGCAGATACCAACGCCTCCACAGGATATGATCGCACTATTTATACAATAGTGCTGCCCAAAGGCGAAAAGGTGGAACTGGAAAAAGGTTTTCTCGTTATCTCCGATTACGCCAGGGAGGCTCTCCTTCTTGAGCCCGAGGTGGAGGATGAACGTGGAATTATACTGGCTGAAAAATTAGCCAGGGATTCGGTTTCCTATAGAATGAATGTCGCCAGTAGAAAAAATGCTTTGCAGGGGACTCTTCTTGCCGAGAGAGAACCCATCGGTGAGGTCGAAACTATCAAGGCCGCCACAGGTGAGGCTCTCCGAAGTTTTTATGACAAGTGGTATAGACCCGAGAACATGACCCTTGTGGTGGTGGGGGACATCGACAAAAAAGAGGTGGAAGAACTTATAACGGACAGATTTACCTCTATCGAGGAAGAAGGAGCGCCTCCGAAATGTCCGGATTTTGGGGAGCTTGAGAAGAGAGGACTCTATTCTTTTTATTACTTTGAGCCCGATGCCGGCAATGTTCAAATGTCTATAGAATCCTATTGGGACAAGGAAAAAGAGAGTGATTCTTATGAATACCAGATCCAATCACTCAAAGAATATATCTCCACAATGATTGTGCAGCGGCGCCTGGAGAAGATCGCCGAGAGCGAAACAGGATTGTTTTCGCGCCCCCGGGCATATTCCGGAAATTTACTTGACAGGGTCGGCTATTCCGGGCTTTCGGCCGTTACCTCCCGGGAGCGCTGGCAGGAAAGCCTGCGGACATTGGAAAATGTACTGCGCCAGGCTCTTGTGTACGGAATCACCGAAGGAGAACTCGCTACTGCTAAACGGGAACTGGTTTCCTATTTTGACTCTCAGGCACAAAAAGTTCAGGGACGCAAGTCGAGGACTATTGCCCAGCAGATAACCTGGAATTTGAACAACAACAGAGTATTTCAATCTCCTGAACAGGAACGGGAAATATATGTTCCTGCTATAGAAGCCTTTAATGTTACGGATATTAATTCGGCATTCAGGGGGTTGATGGACCGTCGGGAAAAAAGGATAGAAGTCATGGGGGATGTCCTGATCGAATCTGAAAATCCGGAGCAGTATATCCTTGGTATTTATAAGGATGCCGAGGCGCATGAAGTCGCCCAATATGTCGAACCCCAGGCAGAAGTATTTCCCTATGCGGCTCTCGAAATGGAACCTGTGGAGCCGTGGCAAAAGCGGATCTATAGCGAGATAGATGCGGAATCGTACCTCTATGAAAATGGTGTGGTTCTCAACTTGAAGAAGACCGATTTCAAGGAAAATGAGTTTGAAATGCGACTCGAATTCGGCCCAGGTCAGCAGGATGAACCTCAACCGGGCTTAGCGATGGTCGCTAAATCGGTGATAGCGAGGTCCGGCAGCGGCAAGCTGACGGAATCCGCCATAGAAAATGCACTTGCCGGCAGCTCCATCGAGTATAACTTCGATATAGAAACGACCCAGTTTGTCTTCTCGGCAAAATCCCTCTCCGAAGAGGCGGAACTTCTTATGGGAACACTGCATACGCTCTTTAAGGATCCAGGGTTGAGGGAGGAGGCCTACCGCAATACCATGGTGCTTTACAGGCAGGCGTATGATTCGATGGCCAAGGATATACGGGGGGCTGAAGAGCTCCGGATCAGGCCGTTTTTCGCTGGTGGCAATACTTTATTCGGCATGCCTTCCTGGGAGGAGGTATCAAAGGTCGAGCTGCCTCAGATTGAAAAGTGGATTATGCCTATTTTTGATAAATCCACTCCGCGGATCTCCGTAGTTGGCGATTTTGATAAAGAAGAAATTCTAAACCTTGTCAACAGGTACTTCGGAACATTACCCAAGGGCAAACATTATCGGCCTGCGGAAGAAAAGATAGATTTTCCCGAAGGAGAAAATCTAGAAATCAAGGTGCCTTCACAGCTGGATAATTCCCTGGTTGTTTTTGGTTGGGAAACCGTAGGCTTCGAAGATGTGAGTGTTGTCCGTCGCCTGGGCATGCTGTCCTCTATTTTCGAGGATAGAATACGTCTGGCCATTCGTGAGAAACTCGGAGTGGCATATTCACCGGCAGTATACAATTATTCAAGCAGGTATTTCACCGATTACGGCGTTATGTATGCGCGATTAGTTGTAGATGAGGCAAACATCGAAGCTGTAAAGAAAGCGGTACTGGAGATCAGCAATGAACTTCAGCAAAACGGAGTGCAGGAGGAGGAACTGGTGCGAGCCCGCAATCCTTTGATGACTATGTTGAGAGACAGGATCCGGACCAACGGCTACTGGCTCGATACCGTGCTTTCCCAATCTTTTTTCTATCCGGAACAGCTGCAGTGGCCGACAACGATAATAGAAGACAATGCGTCTATTACCGTGGAAGAGATGACAGCTTATGCCGAAAAATATCTTAAGCCGGAAAGATTTGCAATTGCAGTAGCCAGGCCGGAAGTTCCAGCGGAGTAA
- a CDS encoding YeiH family protein — translation MLQAKENMSGYNNKPVYIMSGLLLIYGLITMSGALLPLMQSLSTHKTMDLQVSMSLIIAAIGITGAVINSVRTPGKTLLDRFFLQPLGGVILLLVLAMFIRWYAEPAVKIMSSSLEPVLGFKIYKVLNLNYVILGLLVGVIVTNTMGIPRFAAPGVKCARFVLKMGVIMLGARYSFAELAKLGVYSVWLIGIFVLGTVFVVLWLGKVFKQPKTMTGVLSAGMGVCGVSATVAVAPVVKAKSEEMAYTIGTILSFGIICMFIFPTVGKLAGMNPVQFGAWAGTGILNSAQVAAAALAFNAVDIKTLKVAEIFNITRVLFLPIIVLVLATWFGKDSGQKLSFKSVVIDKFPIFILGFLLLFGLSSAGLFSPPQHYKGKFIDVSYSDRSQVTSEEWNALDSALEEGVFTNLTPAQMEAVEDLHKQRQIAGDFEQRDNKSAFQTTGRQRMTELESILSAVKAKQIELPKEVVGTLKHAVKQVHKTSKTVTVLTDFMIWFFAFGLIGLGMQITKKAIFQAGGWPLVIGGISGVLKAVLSFFVVLWLVKDVVLH, via the coding sequence ATGTTACAGGCAAAGGAAAATATGTCCGGTTATAATAACAAGCCGGTCTATATTATGAGTGGTTTGCTGCTCATCTACGGTCTCATTACCATGAGCGGTGCTTTGCTGCCCCTCATGCAGTCTTTGAGCACTCACAAGACCATGGATTTGCAAGTTTCCATGAGTCTTATCATTGCCGCAATCGGTATAACCGGGGCGGTAATCAACAGCGTACGCACCCCCGGCAAAACGCTGTTGGACAGGTTTTTTCTGCAACCGCTTGGCGGAGTAATCCTGCTGTTGGTGCTGGCGATGTTTATTCGCTGGTACGCCGAGCCCGCGGTTAAAATTATGAGTTCTTCGCTTGAACCTGTTCTTGGTTTCAAGATCTACAAGGTGCTCAATCTCAATTACGTCATTCTGGGTCTGCTGGTGGGTGTTATTGTCACCAACACCATGGGAATACCCCGTTTCGCAGCACCAGGTGTAAAATGCGCCCGCTTCGTCCTGAAAATGGGTGTAATTATGCTGGGAGCACGGTACAGCTTTGCCGAACTGGCAAAACTGGGTGTCTACTCGGTATGGCTGATCGGCATTTTTGTTCTCGGCACCGTTTTCGTGGTCCTCTGGCTCGGCAAGGTTTTTAAACAGCCCAAGACCATGACCGGCGTACTTTCTGCCGGCATGGGGGTCTGCGGTGTTTCGGCAACGGTTGCCGTAGCACCTGTAGTAAAGGCAAAGAGCGAAGAGATGGCATATACCATCGGTACAATCCTCTCTTTTGGGATAATCTGCATGTTTATCTTTCCGACGGTCGGTAAACTTGCAGGAATGAATCCGGTCCAGTTTGGTGCCTGGGCGGGAACAGGTATTCTCAACTCCGCACAGGTAGCCGCGGCTGCTCTGGCATTTAACGCTGTTGATATCAAAACCCTTAAAGTCGCTGAAATTTTCAATATAACCAGGGTACTTTTCCTTCCCATAATCGTATTGGTTCTGGCGACCTGGTTCGGCAAGGACAGTGGTCAGAAACTCAGCTTCAAATCAGTTGTTATCGATAAATTCCCCATCTTTATTCTCGGATTTCTGTTACTTTTCGGGCTTTCTTCGGCCGGGTTGTTCTCTCCGCCGCAGCATTACAAAGGAAAATTTATCGATGTGAGTTATAGTGACAGATCCCAGGTCACATCAGAAGAGTGGAATGCTCTGGATAGCGCTCTCGAGGAAGGAGTCTTTACCAACCTCACACCAGCGCAGATGGAAGCTGTTGAAGATCTTCACAAACAGCGTCAGATTGCCGGGGATTTTGAACAACGAGACAATAAGTCAGCCTTCCAGACTACCGGACGGCAGCGTATGACAGAACTTGAGAGCATACTCTCTGCAGTAAAAGCCAAGCAGATCGAACTTCCCAAAGAAGTAGTCGGTACCTTGAAACATGCTGTAAAACAGGTACATAAAACTTCGAAAACCGTCACGGTATTGACGGACTTTATGATCTGGTTCTTTGCTTTCGGACTTATCGGCCTGGGTATGCAGATCACCAAAAAGGCGATTTTTCAGGCAGGCGGATGGCCTCTTGTCATCGGCGGTATTTCCGGTGTGCTTAAAGCCGTTCTCTCATTCTTTGTCGTCCTTTGGCTCGTCAAGGATGTTGTTTTACATTGA
- a CDS encoding universal stress protein, with the protein MFTSILLCSHGSEGAQKAEKYVFEKLIPSFPDAEITLLTIIDKDWSTMSSDDWLNTSTTRTVFKDYVQEQLGREIDEDWHRIRKIYPTSQAARFMKVVGGIEETIAEVAAKLHCDLVVLGGINKKPMRLLSVTMHKGLAATVSNDVLHPLLPCPLMVIAK; encoded by the coding sequence ATGTTTACATCAATATTACTTTGCAGTCACGGCAGTGAAGGAGCTCAGAAAGCGGAAAAATATGTCTTCGAAAAATTAATCCCTTCCTTCCCCGATGCCGAGATCACCCTTCTCACTATCATTGATAAAGACTGGAGTACCATGTCCAGCGATGACTGGCTCAACACCTCAACTACCAGAACCGTCTTCAAAGACTACGTTCAGGAGCAGCTTGGCCGGGAAATTGATGAAGACTGGCACCGGATCAGGAAAATCTACCCTACAAGCCAGGCCGCACGATTTATGAAAGTGGTCGGCGGCATCGAAGAGACGATTGCCGAAGTGGCGGCAAAACTTCACTGCGATCTTGTCGTGCTCGGCGGCATCAATAAAAAGCCGATGCGTCTTCTTTCCGTGACTATGCACAAGGGTCTGGCGGCTACTGTATCCAATGATGTGCTTCATCCACTTCTCCCCTGTCCGCTGATGGTCATCGCTAAATGA